In Columba livia isolate bColLiv1 breed racing homer chromosome 6, bColLiv1.pat.W.v2, whole genome shotgun sequence, a single genomic region encodes these proteins:
- the SLC29A3 gene encoding equilibrative nucleoside transporter 3 isoform X2: MHRPASSSPDEEPLITEALGSRYSHPKPNDHLHGAYLIFFLLGIGSLLPWNFFITAKHYWMYKLQNCSGPAGQGVSDLQVSVLVSKQEKVAAFHPFCSFSPPFPLKDFFESYVSIASTVPSLLCLVGNFLLVNRVPASVRILSSLFVMLAVFLVITVLVKVDTSAWTTAFFALTMACVAVVSSSSTVFTSSIFGLSSLFPMKNLQALNSGQAMGGTISAIASMIDLAAAADVTDSALAYFLTADIFIVICIMVYLLLPRLEYSRYYMSSLKESPAQTTLQPGSSTADEAEPGGTTNTSFLAKSTRIPPLRPILQKTALLGFCLFYIFFISIIVFPSLSSNIESVSKSSGSPWSTKYFVPLTSFLLYNFADWCGRQITAWIQVPGPRSKLLPVLVLLRTIFLPLFILSNYQPRAHIQMVVFNRDVYPVVFTALLGLSNGYLGTLVIIYGPKIVPKELAEAAGVVMTFYVVLGLAVGSACSVLVVHLM, translated from the exons ATGCACCgcccagccagcagctctccGGACGAGGAGCCCCTCATCACGGAGGCCTTGGGGAGCAGGTACAGCCATCCAAAGCCAAACGATCACTTACATGGGGCCTACCTTATATTTTTCCTCCTCGGCATCGGGTCCCTGCTGCCCTGGAATTTTTTCATCACGGCAAAGCACTACTGGATGTACAAGCTGCAAAACTGCTCGGGGCCAGCCGGACAGGGAGTGTCTGACCTGCAGGTGAGCGTGCTCGTTTCAAAGCAGGAAAAGGTGGCTGCTTTCCAtcctttttgctctttttcccctccgtTTCCCCTGAAG GACTTTTTTGAGAGTTACGTCTCCATTGCGTCGACTGTACCCTCGTTGCTGTGCCTGGTCGGAAACTTCTTGCTTGTCAACAG gGTGCCTGCCAGCGTCCGCATCCTGTCCTCCCTCTTTGTCATGCTGGCTGTCTTCCTGGTGATCACGGTGCTGGTGAAGGTGGACACGTCGGCCTGGACCACCGCTTTCTTTGCCCTCACCATGGCCTGCGTGGCCGTGGTCAGCAGCTCCTCGACCGTCTTCACCAGCAGCATCTTCGGCCTGAGCAGCCTCTTCCCCATGAAGAACTTGCAGGCGCTGAACTCGg GTCAGGCCATGGGTGGCACGATCAGTGCCATCGCCTCCATGATAGACCTGGCAGCGGCAGCCGATGTTACGGACAGCGCCCTGGCTTACTTCCTCACTGCCGACATCTTCATCGTCATCTGCATCATGGTGtacctcctcctccccaggctggAGTACTCCAG gTATTACATGAGCAGCCTGAAGGAGAGCCCGGCTCAAACCACCCTGCAGCCCGGCAGCTCCACAGCGGACGAGGCAGAGCCAGGAGGCACCACAAACACCTCCTTCCTTGCAAAAAGCACCCGCATCCCCCCACTCCGCCCCATCCTGCAGAAGACTGCGCTCCTCGGCTTCTGCCTCTTCTACATCTTCTTCATCTCCATCATCgtcttcccttctctctcctccaACATAGAGTCGGTCAGCAAGTCCTCAGGAAGCCCGTGGAGCACCAAGTACTTTGTTCCGCTCACCAGCTTCCTCCTGTACAACTTTGCTGACTGGTGCGGGAGGCAGATCACCGCCTGGATCCAGGTGCCTGGCCCTAGGAGCAAACTGCTGCCCGTCCTCGTCCTCCTCAGGACcatcttcctccctcttttcatCCTCAGCAACTACCAGCCCCGGGCTCACATCCAGATGGTGGTCTTCAACCGAGATGTCTACCCAGTGGTCTTCACggcgctgctggggctgagcaaCGGCTACCTGGGGACACTGGTCATCATCTACGGTCCCAAAATCGTGCCAAAAGAGCTGGCCGAGGCGGCGGGGGTGGTGATGACGTTCTATGttgtgctggggctggcagtgGGGTCTGCCTGTTCCGTGCTCGTTGTCCACCTCATGTAG
- the SLC29A3 gene encoding equilibrative nucleoside transporter 3 isoform X3, whose product MHRPASSSPDEEPLITEALGSRYSHPKPNDHLHGAYLIFFLLGIGSLLPWNFFITAKHYWMYKLQNCSGPAGQGVSDLQDFFESYVSIASTVPSLLCLVGNFLLVNRVPASVRILSSLFVMLAVFLVITVLVKVDTSAWTTAFFALTMACVAVVSSSSTVFTSSIFGLSSLFPMKNLQALNSGQAMGGTISAIASMIDLAAAADVTDSALAYFLTADIFIVICIMVYLLLPRLEYSRYYMSSLKESPAQTTLQPGSSTADEAEPGGTTNTSFLAKSTRIPPLRPILQKTALLGFCLFYIFFISIIVFPSLSSNIESVSKSSGSPWSTKYFVPLTSFLLYNFADWCGRQITAWIQVPGPRSKLLPVLVLLRTIFLPLFILSNYQPRAHIQMVVFNRDVYPVVFTALLGLSNGYLGTLVIIYGPKIVPKELAEAAGVVMTFYVVLGLAVGSACSVLVVHLM is encoded by the exons ATGCACCgcccagccagcagctctccGGACGAGGAGCCCCTCATCACGGAGGCCTTGGGGAGCAGGTACAGCCATCCAAAGCCAAACGATCACTTACATGGGGCCTACCTTATATTTTTCCTCCTCGGCATCGGGTCCCTGCTGCCCTGGAATTTTTTCATCACGGCAAAGCACTACTGGATGTACAAGCTGCAAAACTGCTCGGGGCCAGCCGGACAGGGAGTGTCTGACCTGCAG GACTTTTTTGAGAGTTACGTCTCCATTGCGTCGACTGTACCCTCGTTGCTGTGCCTGGTCGGAAACTTCTTGCTTGTCAACAG gGTGCCTGCCAGCGTCCGCATCCTGTCCTCCCTCTTTGTCATGCTGGCTGTCTTCCTGGTGATCACGGTGCTGGTGAAGGTGGACACGTCGGCCTGGACCACCGCTTTCTTTGCCCTCACCATGGCCTGCGTGGCCGTGGTCAGCAGCTCCTCGACCGTCTTCACCAGCAGCATCTTCGGCCTGAGCAGCCTCTTCCCCATGAAGAACTTGCAGGCGCTGAACTCGg GTCAGGCCATGGGTGGCACGATCAGTGCCATCGCCTCCATGATAGACCTGGCAGCGGCAGCCGATGTTACGGACAGCGCCCTGGCTTACTTCCTCACTGCCGACATCTTCATCGTCATCTGCATCATGGTGtacctcctcctccccaggctggAGTACTCCAG gTATTACATGAGCAGCCTGAAGGAGAGCCCGGCTCAAACCACCCTGCAGCCCGGCAGCTCCACAGCGGACGAGGCAGAGCCAGGAGGCACCACAAACACCTCCTTCCTTGCAAAAAGCACCCGCATCCCCCCACTCCGCCCCATCCTGCAGAAGACTGCGCTCCTCGGCTTCTGCCTCTTCTACATCTTCTTCATCTCCATCATCgtcttcccttctctctcctccaACATAGAGTCGGTCAGCAAGTCCTCAGGAAGCCCGTGGAGCACCAAGTACTTTGTTCCGCTCACCAGCTTCCTCCTGTACAACTTTGCTGACTGGTGCGGGAGGCAGATCACCGCCTGGATCCAGGTGCCTGGCCCTAGGAGCAAACTGCTGCCCGTCCTCGTCCTCCTCAGGACcatcttcctccctcttttcatCCTCAGCAACTACCAGCCCCGGGCTCACATCCAGATGGTGGTCTTCAACCGAGATGTCTACCCAGTGGTCTTCACggcgctgctggggctgagcaaCGGCTACCTGGGGACACTGGTCATCATCTACGGTCCCAAAATCGTGCCAAAAGAGCTGGCCGAGGCGGCGGGGGTGGTGATGACGTTCTATGttgtgctggggctggcagtgGGGTCTGCCTGTTCCGTGCTCGTTGTCCACCTCATGTAG
- the SLC29A3 gene encoding equilibrative nucleoside transporter 3 isoform X1, with the protein MDGERLQGGMRRFPLFTLYDWVFLAKSPISGISRSALPPGPLEQRAGAMHRPASSSPDEEPLITEALGSRYSHPKPNDHLHGAYLIFFLLGIGSLLPWNFFITAKHYWMYKLQNCSGPAGQGVSDLQDFFESYVSIASTVPSLLCLVGNFLLVNRVPASVRILSSLFVMLAVFLVITVLVKVDTSAWTTAFFALTMACVAVVSSSSTVFTSSIFGLSSLFPMKNLQALNSGQAMGGTISAIASMIDLAAAADVTDSALAYFLTADIFIVICIMVYLLLPRLEYSRYYMSSLKESPAQTTLQPGSSTADEAEPGGTTNTSFLAKSTRIPPLRPILQKTALLGFCLFYIFFISIIVFPSLSSNIESVSKSSGSPWSTKYFVPLTSFLLYNFADWCGRQITAWIQVPGPRSKLLPVLVLLRTIFLPLFILSNYQPRAHIQMVVFNRDVYPVVFTALLGLSNGYLGTLVIIYGPKIVPKELAEAAGVVMTFYVVLGLAVGSACSVLVVHLM; encoded by the exons ATGGATGGGGAAAGGCTGCAGGGAGGGATGCGGCGCTTCCCCCTCTTTACATTGTacgattgggtttttttggcaaaatCTCCCATTTCCGGCATTTCGCGCTCGGCTCTTCCTCCGGGGCCGCTCGAGCAG CGTGCCGGCGCCATGCACCgcccagccagcagctctccGGACGAGGAGCCCCTCATCACGGAGGCCTTGGGGAGCAGGTACAGCCATCCAAAGCCAAACGATCACTTACATGGGGCCTACCTTATATTTTTCCTCCTCGGCATCGGGTCCCTGCTGCCCTGGAATTTTTTCATCACGGCAAAGCACTACTGGATGTACAAGCTGCAAAACTGCTCGGGGCCAGCCGGACAGGGAGTGTCTGACCTGCAG GACTTTTTTGAGAGTTACGTCTCCATTGCGTCGACTGTACCCTCGTTGCTGTGCCTGGTCGGAAACTTCTTGCTTGTCAACAG gGTGCCTGCCAGCGTCCGCATCCTGTCCTCCCTCTTTGTCATGCTGGCTGTCTTCCTGGTGATCACGGTGCTGGTGAAGGTGGACACGTCGGCCTGGACCACCGCTTTCTTTGCCCTCACCATGGCCTGCGTGGCCGTGGTCAGCAGCTCCTCGACCGTCTTCACCAGCAGCATCTTCGGCCTGAGCAGCCTCTTCCCCATGAAGAACTTGCAGGCGCTGAACTCGg GTCAGGCCATGGGTGGCACGATCAGTGCCATCGCCTCCATGATAGACCTGGCAGCGGCAGCCGATGTTACGGACAGCGCCCTGGCTTACTTCCTCACTGCCGACATCTTCATCGTCATCTGCATCATGGTGtacctcctcctccccaggctggAGTACTCCAG gTATTACATGAGCAGCCTGAAGGAGAGCCCGGCTCAAACCACCCTGCAGCCCGGCAGCTCCACAGCGGACGAGGCAGAGCCAGGAGGCACCACAAACACCTCCTTCCTTGCAAAAAGCACCCGCATCCCCCCACTCCGCCCCATCCTGCAGAAGACTGCGCTCCTCGGCTTCTGCCTCTTCTACATCTTCTTCATCTCCATCATCgtcttcccttctctctcctccaACATAGAGTCGGTCAGCAAGTCCTCAGGAAGCCCGTGGAGCACCAAGTACTTTGTTCCGCTCACCAGCTTCCTCCTGTACAACTTTGCTGACTGGTGCGGGAGGCAGATCACCGCCTGGATCCAGGTGCCTGGCCCTAGGAGCAAACTGCTGCCCGTCCTCGTCCTCCTCAGGACcatcttcctccctcttttcatCCTCAGCAACTACCAGCCCCGGGCTCACATCCAGATGGTGGTCTTCAACCGAGATGTCTACCCAGTGGTCTTCACggcgctgctggggctgagcaaCGGCTACCTGGGGACACTGGTCATCATCTACGGTCCCAAAATCGTGCCAAAAGAGCTGGCCGAGGCGGCGGGGGTGGTGATGACGTTCTATGttgtgctggggctggcagtgGGGTCTGCCTGTTCCGTGCTCGTTGTCCACCTCATGTAG